The following nucleotide sequence is from Micromonospora sp. WMMD1120.
GCAAGCACCGGCGCGAGCAGGTCCGCCACCACGGCGACGACGGCGCTCGGGCCGTAGGTCCAGCCGATCCCGGTGTGCCCGTCGGCACGCGCTCGGACCAGCACCAGCGTGGTGGCGGTCCAGGCGAGGGTGCCGTCGCCCTCCGAGGCGTCGGTGGGGATCCGGTACGCCTCGGCGGTGACGCCGACGCCGGTCACCGCGTCCACCGCCGGGCCAGCGCGGTGGCCGCGGCCAGCCCCGCGGCGGCCACCAGGCTGACCGTCGCCCAACGGGTGATCGGGCCGGGCTGCCGGGGCCGGTCACCCCAGCTCTGTTCCGGCCGCCGGGGAACGGTGTCGTTGTACATGGCCGCGCGCAGCAGTTCGGCCAGGTGCAGCGCAGAACGGCCATCTGCGGCGCTCTGCTCGACCTGGGTGCGACAGCTGAACCCGTCCGCGAGGATCACGTCCGTGTCGGCGGCGTCCCGGACGGCCGGGAGCAGCACCCGTTCCGCGCACGCCTCGGACACCTCGTGGTGGCCCTGCTCAAAGCCGAAGTTGCCGGCCAGGCCACAGCAGCCGGAGTCCAGGAACTCGGCGTCGACGCCGGCCGCGGAGAGCACGGCCTGGTCGGCGGCGGTGCCGAGGATCGCGTGGTGGTGGCAGTGGGTCTGGATCAGGGCGTGCGCGTCCAGGCGGGGCGGCTGCCAACCGGGGCTGTGGTCGTTCAGCAACTCGGCGAGCGTGACGGTCTGCTCCCGCAGGCGGGTGACGTCGTCGTCGGCCGGAAACAGCTCGTGCGCGTCGCTGCGGAACACGGCCGTGCAGCTCGGCTCCAGCCCCACCACCCGGGTGCCGGCGCGCAGGTGCGGCCGCAGCGCGTCGACGCTGCGGCGCAGCACCCGCTTGGCGACGTCGAGCTGGCCGGTGGAGATCCAGGTCAGACCGCAGCACACCGGGCGCTCCGGTACCCGTACCCGCCAGCCGGCGGCCTCCAGCACCTCGACCGCGGCGCGGGCCACGCCCGGGTGGAAGTGGTTGCTGAAGGTGTCCGGCCAGAGCACGACCTCGCCCCGGGCACCGTCGCCGGTCGGGGTACGGCGGGCGAACCAGTGCTGGAACGATTCCGGCGCGAACAGCGGGATGTCGCGGCGTTTGTCGATCCCGCCGACGACCTTGGCCAGGCGACTGAGGCCCGGTGCGTGCGCGAGCGCGTTGACGGTGCGGGGCAGCCGGGCGGCGACGGTGGCCACCAGCGGCAGCCAGCCCATCGAGTAGTGCGCGCGGGGGCGCAGCCGACCCGCGTAGTGGTGCGACAGGAACTCGGCTTTGTAGGTGGCCATGTCCACGTTGACCGGGCAGTCGGCCTTGCAGCCCTTGCAGGCCAGGCAGAGGTCGAGCGCGTCGCGGACCGCGTCGGAGCGCCACCCGTCGGCGATGGTGCCTCCCCGGGCCGCGCCGTCGAGCATCTCGAACAGCAGCCGGGAGCGGCCCCGGGTCGAGTGCTCCTCCTCCCGGGTCACCATGTAGGACGGGCACATCACCCCGCCGGAGTGTCGCCGGCACTTGCCGACGCCCACGCATCGCAGCACCGCGTCGCCGAAGCTGCCGCGGTCGTCCGGGTAGGCGAAGGTGGTTCGCACGCCGCCGTGGTCGTAGTCGACACCGAGGCGCAGGTGACTGTCGAGGGGGTAGGGCGGCATGGCCTTGCCCGGGTTCATCCGGTCGTCCGGGTCGAAGATCGCTTTGAACTGGCCGAACGCCCGGATGAGGCGCTCGCCGTACATCTTGGGCAGCAGCTCGCCGCGGGCCTGGCCGTCGCCGTGCTCCCCGGAGAACGACCCGCCGTAGGACACCACGAGGTCGGCGGCGCGCTCGACGAAGGAGCGGAAGTCGCGCACGCCGTCGGCGGTGCGCAGTTGGAACGGGATCCGGGTGTGCACACAGCCCTGCCCGAAATGCCCGTACAGCGAGGCCTGCTGGTAGCCGTACTCGCGGTAGAGCGCCTGCAGGTCGCGCAGGTAGTCCCCCAGCCGGTCCGGGGCGACCGCCGAGTCCTCCCAGCCGGGCCAGGTGTTGTCCGCGCCGGGCACATGGGCGGTGGCGCCCAGCGCGGACTCCCGGACCCCCCACATCCGCTTGTCGTCGGCCGGGTCGGTGAACTCGTGCACGCGGGGGCCGCCGTCGCGGCGCACCGCGTCGATCAGCCGACGGGCGGCGGCCCGGGCCTGTTCGGGTGTGTCGCCGCCGAGCTGCACCATCAGCCAGGCGCCGCCCTCGGGCAGCTCGTGCAGCGCGTGCGGGTGCAGGCTCTTGCGCCGCTCGAAGCTGATGAGCTTGTCGTCGATGCCCTCCAGCGCGATCGGCTGGTGCTCCAGGATCCGCGGCACGTCGTCACCGGCCGAGGCGATGTCCGGGTAGCTGAGGAACACCAGCGCGTCGGCGTTGACCCGCGGGACCAGTTTCAGTCGGGCCCGCAGCACGGTGACCAGGGTGCCCTCGGAACCGACCAGGGCCTGGGCGATGTGGAAGTTCTTCTCCGGCAGCAGGCTGTCCAGGTTGTAGCCGGAGACCCGGCGGGGGATGTGCGGATAGCGGGTACGGATGTCGGCCAGGTACTCGTCGCGCAACGCCCGCAGCCGCCGGTAAATCTCGGCCTGGCGGCCGCCGTCGCGCTGGATACGGGCGTACTCCTCGTCGCTGGTCTCCCCCACCCACAGGCGGGTGCCGTCGTACAGCAGCACCTCCAGCTCGACGATGTTGTCGACCACCTTTCCGGCGCGCTGGGCCGTGGCGCCGCAGGAGTTGTTGCCGATCATGCCGCCGAGTGTGCAGTGGTTGTGCGTGGCCGGCCGGGGCCCGTACTCCAGGCCGGTTGGCTCCAACTGGGCGTTCAGCTCGTCGAGCACGATGCCGGGTTCGACCAGGCAGGTGCCGGCCCGCTCGTCGACCTCCAGCAGGCGGTGGCAGTACTTGGACCAGTCGAGGATCACGGCGGTGTTGGTGCACTCGCCGGCCAGGCTGGTGCCGCCGCCGCGGGAGGTCAGCGGCGCGCCGTGGCGGCGGCAGACGGCCACGGCGGCCACCGCCGCCTCCAGGGTGCGGGGCACCACCACCCCGAGTGGGACCTGGCGGTAGTTGGAGGCGTCGGTGGAGTACGCGGCGCGGGAGCCGGCGTCGAAGCGGACCTCGCCGTCGACCTCGGCCCGCAGGTCGGCGGCGAGCGCGGCCAGGTCGACGTCGCGGGCTGGCTCGGGTGGCCGCAGGACCGGGTCGGGGAGCACCTCGGTCATGAGCGCAGCTCGTTGATCTTGTCGCGGGCGACGGTCGCGACGGTGGCGACCTTGTGCGGCTGCCCGCGCAGGAACGCCTCGGTGAAGTGTTTCGCCTGGTCATATTTGATCTTGCCAGGCATCGGCGGCTCGTTCGGGTTGACGTCGCAGTCGACGAGCGCCGGGCCGGGGTGGGCGAGCGCCTCCCGGATCGCGCCCGGCAGCGCCTTCGCGTCGGTCACCTTCACCCCGAACGCGCCGCAGCCACGCGCCCAGGTGGAGAAGTCCGCCTCCGGCTGGCGGTGCCGTACCGCGTACTCGGGGTAGCCGAGGATGATCTGCTCCCAGAGGATCTGCCCGTACGAGTTGTTGTTGTTGATGACCACCTTGATCGGCAGGTCGTGCCGCACCGCGGTGAGGAACTCGGCCATCAGCATGGCGAAACCGCCGTCGCCGACGAACGCGATCACCTGCCGGCCCGGGTAGGCGTGCTGCATGGCGATCGCGTACGGCAGGCCGGGCGCCATGGTGGCCAGGTTGCCCGACAGGTAGAACTCACGGTCGCCACGGATCGTCCAGTGCCGGGCGGACCAGGTGGCGATCGTGCCCGAGTCGCAGGTCAGGATGGCGTCGTCGGCGGCGGCGGCGTCGACGCAGCCCATCAGGTACTGCGGGGCGATCGGCGAGCGCTCCGGGTCCACCAGGCTGGCCATCTCCCCACGCCAGTCACTCATCTTGCCCTGGTACTTCTCCAGGAACGACCTATCCGCGGTGTGACCGAGCAGCGGCAGCAGATCCCGCAGCGCCAGCCGGGCATCCGCGCAGACCGGCGCCTCGACCGGCAGCCGCATCCCGATCAGGCTCGGGTCGGCGTCGATCTGCACGACCTTCGCCTGCCCCGGCCCGGGCAGGTACTTCCCGTACGGGAAGGAGGTGCCCACCATCAGCAGCGTGTCGCACTCCTCCATCAGCTCCTCGCTCGGCGCGGTGCCGAGCAGGCCGAGCCCGCCCGTGGTCAGCGGATGGTCGTCGGGCACCACCAGCTTGCCGGGCAGTGTCTTGACGATCGGACTGGCCAGGGCCTCGGCCACCGCCAGCACCTCCTCGCGGGCACCTCGGGCGCCCACGCCGACCAGCATGGCCACCTTCCGGCCGGCCTTGAGCACCTCGGCCGCCTTCGCCAGCTCCCCCGGGTCGGCCGGCAGCTGGGGGTACGACACCGTGGCGGCGCTCATCGGCGGCTTGCCCGGACTCACGTGCCGGTACGGGTCGTCGGAGGCCGGCGCGACCTGCACGTCGTTGGGGAAGGTCAGGTGCGCCACGGTCCGCTTGCTCAGCGCGTCGCGGATCGCCAGGTCCACCACCGCCGGCATCTGCTGCGGGTTGGTGACCATCAGGTTGTAGGAGGCGACGTCCTGGTAGAGCTGCGTGGTGTGCACCTCCTGCTGGTAGTGCGAGCCCAGCACCGACGTCTCCTGCATACCGGTGATCGCCAGCACCGGCACGTGGTCGAGCTTGGCGTCGTAGAGCCCGTTGAGCAGGTGGATCGCCCCCGGGCCGGAGGTGGCGCAGCAGACCCCCAGCCGACCGGTGGCCTTGGCGTAGCCGGTGGCCATGAACGCCGCCGCCTCCTCGTGGTGCACCAGCACGAACCGCAGCTTCTCGCGCTGCCGGCGGAATCCCTCCATCAGGCCGTTGATGCCGTCGCCGGGCAGGCCGAACACGGTGTCGACCCCCCACTCCACCAGGCGTCGGGCCAGGCTCTCGCCCACGATCTCCTGCACGTCGTCCTCCTCTTTCCGGGGTTCGCCCGTCCTCGTCCGCGTCAGCGGGATCTCACGTGTCCCACCGGACACCGCGGACCGGGGCGGACGGGGCGGCGGCTACCCGGCCTCCCAGACCGCAAACCCACCAGAGCCACCGATTTCGGGCCTTGGTCATCGGTGCCCTTCGTCCCGGGGCAGCACCGACAGCCGTCCCCGCCCCTCCAGCACGGCGAGATGCACGGCGTCGACCTCGCCCACCCCGTGCTCGCGCAGCAGGGCATCGAGGTCGGCGCGCGTCATCCCGGCACGGTGCAGGTTGCCGGTGAGCGCCCGGCCGTGAGCGACCACCACCACCGGACCCTTCTCGATCAGCCTCCGGCCGGCGGGCCGCAGCCGCACCCAGGTGATCAGCGCGTGAGCGGCCAGGATGGCCACCAGGGTCACCGCGCCGGAGAGGTAGCTCGCGTCCGGGGCGCTGGGCAGCCGCCCGACGATCGCGCCCACCGCGACGGCGGCCACGAAGTCGTACGCGGACAGCTCGGCAAGCGTCCGGCGACCGCCGACGCGCATCGCGAGTACAGCGGTCAGGTAGAGCAGGATCGCCTTCACCGCCACCCAGACCAGCCAGCCCGGGTGACCGACGAGGGAGCTCACCGCGTTCATCGCCCCGACCCGTTCCCGCCACGGCGCCAGCGCCCGCGCCGCACGCGCAGAAGCCGTGCCGAAGCCACCGCGTCCCGCTCGGTGAGTGCTGCACGGTTGTTAAGGATCACCACGCCGGCAGGACGTCGAACACGACGAACGAGCCGGCCGGTCTGGTAACGCACCGCCGGCGGCCGGGTCGCCCTGGTGGCGACCGTGGCATGGCCGCCGACCGGCTCACCCCACCAGCGGTGACGCCCCGCGCCGACCCGATAGCGGTCGCGCTGCGACTGGCACAGGATCTGCAGGACGACGCGCCCGAATCGCCGGACGGACTGCTGGTGCTGAGCCTGACACAACGCACCACCCGTCCCGTCGAGGAGCAGAAGACGCTGCGCCGGTTCCTCGCCGTCGCACCGGCACACCCCGCTGCCCCGGAGATCCGTCCCCTGCTCGGCCACTGACCGGGCTCATGAACGGCGCCGCGCCAGCAGGTAGCCCAGAAACAGGCCGCTGCCCAGCAGGACCACCACACGTGGCGTGATCGCCGCACGGAGCTTGCCGAAGCCCGTCTTCGGGTCCACCACGCTGCCGGCTACGTCACCCGCGGTGCCCACCACCACGTCACCAAGCCTGCCGAGATTCACCCGACCCACCACCTTCCCGAGGTCGCCGGCTACCCAAGGAGCCGCCGACGAAACACTCACTCGTCCTGACCGGTGAAGACTCGCTGCGCCAAGGGCTGCTCACCGCCGGCCACCAACACCTCGTCGCCAGCGCGCAGCACCGTCGCCCGGCCGAGCCGGACCTGCTCGCCATCGCGGCTGACCAGGCTCACCCACACCCCCTCGTCCCGGCTCAGTTCGAACAGCGGCCGCCCGTCGGCCGGGGCGCCGGATGCGACGGTGTAATGCCGCAGCCCGACCGGCTCGCCCTGTACCCGGATGCCGACCGCCCACGGCTGCAGTGGGGTGGTCCGCATCGGCACCCGGCACCACCGAGCCATGAGTGGAACCAGTCCGCCCTGCACCACGATCGAGAACGCGACCACGGCGAAGATGATGTCGAACAACCGCAGGTCCTGTTCCAGGTCGGCAGTGAGGATGAACGTGCCGAGCAGGATCGGCACCGCGCCTTTGAGGCCGGACCAGACCACGAAAACACGCTCACCCCAGCGCAGCCGGACCGTGCTGAGCAGCCCGCCGACCACGATCGGCCGGATCACGAATGTCAGCAGCACCGCCAGCGCCAGGCCGGTGAGCCAGGCCCGCTCGGTCACCATGCTGCGCAGCGACACGATCAGGCCGAGCAGGCCGAACGCCAGGATCTCGCCGAGGCTGGCCAGCGCGCCGTGGAAGCGCTGGATCTCCCGCTTGAACGGTGCCCGGGCGTCACCGACGACGATGCCGGCGAGAAACACCGCGAGGAACCCAGAGCCGCGCGCCAGTGTCGCCACACCGTAGATCGACGCGGCGGCGAAGAGTACCTGGAGCGGGTAGAGACTCTCGTCCGGCAGGGACACCCGGCGCATCAGCTGCAGGATGAGCCACCCGCCGGCCAACCCGATCACCGACCCGACCAGCAGTTGCAGCGCGAACTCCCCCGCCCCGGAGGCGACCGCCGACCAGCCCCAAGCGGTCCCGGCGGCGAGCAGGCTCGCCATCAGCGCGATCCCCACCGGGTCGTTCGCGCCCGACTCGCCCTCCAGGATCGTGCCGCTGCGCCCCACGACGGTGCGCCGCCCCAGCACGGAGAAGACGGCGGCGGGATCGGTCGGCGAGAGTGCGGTGCCGACCAGCAGGGCGGCGAGCCAATCGAACCCGAACACCCAGCGCAGCACCAGCGCCAGTGCGCCGGCAGTCAGCAGCGTCCCGAGCACACCCACCAGCACGACCGGCCCGAGCGACGGGCGTAGTCGCCGCCAGCCCATGCTCATCCCGCCGCTGAACAGCACCAGCACGAGGGCGATCTCGACCAGGTGCCGGACCGTGTACAGCGACAGATCGTCCAGCCTCGGGAACAGGTCGGAGACGATCGCGGCGGCGAACAGGAACAGCGCCGGCGCGGGCAACCGCAGCCGATCGGCGAGCCGGTTGGAGAGCACGGCCAAGACCGCCACCGCGCCCAGCCCGGCGACGTAGAGCGCGAATCCCGTCACCGCCACCCCATCCAGGTCCGACCCGCCGGATCCCCAGCGGCTCCCGTGGGCTGCCGCTACCCGCCCAGGCCGGAGTTAACCGGGCCGGCACCCGATCAGTGGGCGAGAACCTGGGGCACCGGCTGATGCGGCGGCACGGTCAACGCCGCTTCGCGATCTCGTGGTGTCCGGCGGCGTACCAGCGGCGCCCGGGCATCGCGGTGGCGCCATGCACCACGACGCTGACCGCGACGACGAGGCTGCCGGCGCTCCAGAGCAATGGGTCGACCGCCCCCTCGTCGGCGCTGAAGGTCAGGTAGAACAGCGCGGACACGCCGATCGGACCGAACCAGCCGAGGAAGACCAGCTCCCGCCAGGGCAAACCGAGCGGTTTTCCGAGCGCCAGCACCACCGGCAGCCGTCGCAGCAGCAGGACCGCGACGGCGAAGAGCGGCAACCGCCAGCCGGCGTCGAGCCAGTCGCGCCAGGGCAGTTCGACGCCGAGCAGGAAGAACAGTGGCAGCACCAGGTAGCGGGTGAGCGAGTCGTCCAACTGCTGCTCGGCGATGCGGGGCTGGTCGCCGATGACGCGGTTGTAGGCCAGCCCGGTGACGAACGCGGCGAGGATGCCGTCGGTGTCCAGCACCCGCGCGACCCCGAGCGCGGCGATCCCGAGCAGCACTGCGAAGACCAGCAGCGACCCCTGGTCGAGGGTCTCCCTACGGCTCGCCGCGCGCACGGCGTGCCCGGCCAACGAACCGAGCAGGACGCCGACGACCACCGCGCCGAGCACACCCCACACCGCCGCGGTCACCTGGTCCGTCCACGGCTGCGCGCCGACGGCGGCCAGGGCGAGGACGACGAGGGGGAACGCGAGCCCGTCGTTGCCGCCGGACTCACCGCTGATCACCTGCCGGAGCCGGTCGGGCAGTTGCCGCTCGGCGGGGCCGCCGGAGACGATGCCCGAGGCCAGCACCGGGTCGGTGGGGGTCAGGCAGCTGCCGAGCAGCGCTGCCAGGCCCAGCGGCATGCCGAGTACCAGCCAGGACAGTCCGGTGCTGAGCAGCGCCATTCCGATCATGCCGGCGGAGAGCAGCACGAGGATCGGGCGCAGCACGGCCCGGTAGCCGGCGATCGGGAAGCGCAACGCGACCGCCATCAGAGACACCGCCAGCAAGGCCCGGCTCACCTCACGGTTGAGCTCGGCGCCGAGCCGGTCGGTGAGGTCGATCAGGCCGATTACCGGGCCTGCCAGCACTCCCAGAGCCAGGGCCAGTAGCGGCTCGGACAGCACGGTACGGCGGATGGCGCTGGACCAGAACGCGAGCAGGACACCGAGCCCTCCGACGAGGGCGTATGCGAGCAGCAGGGGACTCATGCCCGCCCGCTACCCGGCGTGGCCTCGAACGCGCCCACCCGCCGCCACCTCACGTGCGCCGGGAGCGGGCGGTGGCCCGGGCGTTGGCCTTCTCGATCGCCTCGACCAGCTCCCCCTTGTTCATGTTCTCCGGCTCGTCGATGCCGACCTTGCGGGCCACGTCGTCCAGGTGCCCCTTGCTGGCGTTGGCATCCACCCCCTGCGCGGTCGGCCGTTCGCGGTCGCGTGACGCCGGGGTGCCCTGGGCCGCCTGCGGGTCCGAAGGGCCCTTGTGCTCCTTGGGCTCCCAGTGATCGCCGACCTTCTCGTGGGTGTGCTTCAGCGACGCGTACGCCGCCCGGTGCGCCCGCTCGCCGTCGCCGTAGCTCTCCTCGGCCGCCTCCAGGGTCTTTTTGTACGTGCGGACCGCCTTGTCGTCCGAACGCGCGATGGTCGACGGCACGTCGTCGCGCATCTGTTCGGCTTGCTCGTGCTTGTCCGGCATCTCGCTGTCTCCTGATCCCCTATCACCTGTTCAGTTCGTCGCGGGCGGCGTCGACGCCCGCCGGCAACACCCGACCCGCGGTCTCGGTGACCATGTCCCGCACATCGTCGGCGAGCCGCGCCGAGGGTCCCCCGGCTGCCCGCAACTGCGCCAACCCCGCCCGCCCCAGCACCACGGCGGCGACAAGGTAGCCGGCGGTGAGGCCGGCGGCGGCCAGCCGCCGCGGGAGCATCGTCTCCAGCACGCGCAACACGGTGGTCGACGCCGCTCCCGCGCCGAACACCAGGCAGCCGCCGGCGGCCGCCAGCAACACGATCCCCACGCCGGCCGGGCGGGCCGCCTCGCCCACCTGCGCGCGGACCGCCCGGACCTCCTCGCGTACGACGTCGGCCACGTCCTCGGCCAGCCGCTCGGTGGGGCTTCGCCGCCCGTCCGGTCGTACGGTCCCGTCGCTCATCGCACCTCCCACTGCGCCCCCGCTTGCTCCGGGCGTACCCGGGCGAACGGCCCCGCACACGGCGATGCGCAGCTTTTCCGCAGGCGCGGAGGCGCAAAGCCGGGACCCGCATCGGCCGGATGCCCGACACTGGCCGGGTGAGCAGCCCACCGCGTCTGCGCCGGTCCCGGTGGCTGATCCCGGTGGCGCCGGGCAGCCGGGTCACCCGGCTCGAGCTGTTCTACGACCTGATCTTCGTCTTCGCCTTCCTCAACGTCACCGGACTCGTCTCCCGTGATCTGGCGGCTGCGCAGGTGGTGAGCGGTGTCGTGGTGGTGGCGCTGCTCTGGTGGTGCTGGACCGGCTTCGTCGCACTCGGCAACGTGGTACGCGCCGACCACGGCGTCCTGCCGGTGCTCGGCTTCGGGATCATGGCCGCAGTGTTCGTACTCGCGATCGCGATTCCACAGGCCTCCGTCGACCAGCCCGACGACCTGCCAGGCCCCCTGGTGTTCGCCGGGTCCTACCTGACCGTGCGGGCGCTGACCTCGGTCGGGTTCGTGTTCGTGCTCACCCGTGCCGCACACCCGCGTCCAGCTCGCCGCCGTCACCGTCCCGCCGCTGCTGGCCGCCGTGCTGATCGGGCTCTCGGTCGCCGTGCCGTGGTGGGTGCCGGCCGAGGCGGTACTGGACGCCCGCCTGCTCCTGTGGAGCGCGGCCCTGGTCGTGGAGTACGCGGTCGGCCTGGTGCTGCCCTACGCGCACTGGTCGCTGCCGTCAGTCGGGCACTGGGCCGAGCGGCACGGACTGATTGTGCTCATCGCCCTGGGCGAGGTGGTGATCTCGCTAGGCGTCGGGCCGGGCCGATTCGACCGGTTGGCGCTGACCACCCGGGTCATCACCGCATCCGTACTGGGCATCGCGCTGGTCGCCGCCCTCTGGTGGTTGCACTTCGACAGCCTGGCCGCCGGGGTGGAGCAGAGCCTGCATGGTGTGCGGGACGCCGTGCGGGTACCGCAGGCCCGTGACATCTACACCTATCTGCACCTGCTGACCA
It contains:
- a CDS encoding FAD-binding and (Fe-S)-binding domain-containing protein codes for the protein MTEVLPDPVLRPPEPARDVDLAALAADLRAEVDGEVRFDAGSRAAYSTDASNYRQVPLGVVVPRTLEAAVAAVAVCRRHGAPLTSRGGGTSLAGECTNTAVILDWSKYCHRLLEVDERAGTCLVEPGIVLDELNAQLEPTGLEYGPRPATHNHCTLGGMIGNNSCGATAQRAGKVVDNIVELEVLLYDGTRLWVGETSDEEYARIQRDGGRQAEIYRRLRALRDEYLADIRTRYPHIPRRVSGYNLDSLLPEKNFHIAQALVGSEGTLVTVLRARLKLVPRVNADALVFLSYPDIASAGDDVPRILEHQPIALEGIDDKLISFERRKSLHPHALHELPEGGAWLMVQLGGDTPEQARAAARRLIDAVRRDGGPRVHEFTDPADDKRMWGVRESALGATAHVPGADNTWPGWEDSAVAPDRLGDYLRDLQALYREYGYQQASLYGHFGQGCVHTRIPFQLRTADGVRDFRSFVERAADLVVSYGGSFSGEHGDGQARGELLPKMYGERLIRAFGQFKAIFDPDDRMNPGKAMPPYPLDSHLRLGVDYDHGGVRTTFAYPDDRGSFGDAVLRCVGVGKCRRHSGGVMCPSYMVTREEEHSTRGRSRLLFEMLDGAARGGTIADGWRSDAVRDALDLCLACKGCKADCPVNVDMATYKAEFLSHHYAGRLRPRAHYSMGWLPLVATVAARLPRTVNALAHAPGLSRLAKVVGGIDKRRDIPLFAPESFQHWFARRTPTGDGARGEVVLWPDTFSNHFHPGVARAAVEVLEAAGWRVRVPERPVCCGLTWISTGQLDVAKRVLRRSVDALRPHLRAGTRVVGLEPSCTAVFRSDAHELFPADDDVTRLREQTVTLAELLNDHSPGWQPPRLDAHALIQTHCHHHAILGTAADQAVLSAAGVDAEFLDSGCCGLAGNFGFEQGHHEVSEACAERVLLPAVRDAADTDVILADGFSCRTQVEQSAADGRSALHLAELLRAAMYNDTVPRRPEQSWGDRPRQPGPITRWATVSLVAAAGLAAATALARRWTR
- a CDS encoding thiamine pyrophosphate-dependent enzyme — protein: MQEIVGESLARRLVEWGVDTVFGLPGDGINGLMEGFRRQREKLRFVLVHHEEAAAFMATGYAKATGRLGVCCATSGPGAIHLLNGLYDAKLDHVPVLAITGMQETSVLGSHYQQEVHTTQLYQDVASYNLMVTNPQQMPAVVDLAIRDALSKRTVAHLTFPNDVQVAPASDDPYRHVSPGKPPMSAATVSYPQLPADPGELAKAAEVLKAGRKVAMLVGVGARGAREEVLAVAEALASPIVKTLPGKLVVPDDHPLTTGGLGLLGTAPSEELMEECDTLLMVGTSFPYGKYLPGPGQAKVVQIDADPSLIGMRLPVEAPVCADARLALRDLLPLLGHTADRSFLEKYQGKMSDWRGEMASLVDPERSPIAPQYLMGCVDAAAADDAILTCDSGTIATWSARHWTIRGDREFYLSGNLATMAPGLPYAIAMQHAYPGRQVIAFVGDGGFAMLMAEFLTAVRHDLPIKVVINNNNSYGQILWEQIILGYPEYAVRHRQPEADFSTWARGCGAFGVKVTDAKALPGAIREALAHPGPALVDCDVNPNEPPMPGKIKYDQAKHFTEAFLRGQPHKVATVATVARDKINELRS
- a CDS encoding YetF domain-containing protein; translated protein: MNAVSSLVGHPGWLVWVAVKAILLYLTAVLAMRVGGRRTLAELSAYDFVAAVAVGAIVGRLPSAPDASYLSGAVTLVAILAAHALITWVRLRPAGRRLIEKGPVVVVAHGRALTGNLHRAGMTRADLDALLREHGVGEVDAVHLAVLEGRGRLSVLPRDEGHR
- a CDS encoding cation:proton antiporter gives rise to the protein MTGFALYVAGLGAVAVLAVLSNRLADRLRLPAPALFLFAAAIVSDLFPRLDDLSLYTVRHLVEIALVLVLFSGGMSMGWRRLRPSLGPVVLVGVLGTLLTAGALALVLRWVFGFDWLAALLVGTALSPTDPAAVFSVLGRRTVVGRSGTILEGESGANDPVGIALMASLLAAGTAWGWSAVASGAGEFALQLLVGSVIGLAGGWLILQLMRRVSLPDESLYPLQVLFAAASIYGVATLARGSGFLAVFLAGIVVGDARAPFKREIQRFHGALASLGEILAFGLLGLIVSLRSMVTERAWLTGLALAVLLTFVIRPIVVGGLLSTVRLRWGERVFVVWSGLKGAVPILLGTFILTADLEQDLRLFDIIFAVVAFSIVVQGGLVPLMARWCRVPMRTTPLQPWAVGIRVQGEPVGLRHYTVASGAPADGRPLFELSRDEGVWVSLVSRDGEQVRLGRATVLRAGDEVLVAGGEQPLAQRVFTGQDE
- a CDS encoding cation:proton antiporter; the protein is MSPLLLAYALVGGLGVLLAFWSSAIRRTVLSEPLLALALGVLAGPVIGLIDLTDRLGAELNREVSRALLAVSLMAVALRFPIAGYRAVLRPILVLLSAGMIGMALLSTGLSWLVLGMPLGLAALLGSCLTPTDPVLASGIVSGGPAERQLPDRLRQVISGESGGNDGLAFPLVVLALAAVGAQPWTDQVTAAVWGVLGAVVVGVLLGSLAGHAVRAASRRETLDQGSLLVFAVLLGIAALGVARVLDTDGILAAFVTGLAYNRVIGDQPRIAEQQLDDSLTRYLVLPLFFLLGVELPWRDWLDAGWRLPLFAVAVLLLRRLPVVLALGKPLGLPWRELVFLGWFGPIGVSALFYLTFSADEGAVDPLLWSAGSLVVAVSVVVHGATAMPGRRWYAAGHHEIAKRR
- a CDS encoding ChaB family protein, translated to MPDKHEQAEQMRDDVPSTIARSDDKAVRTYKKTLEAAEESYGDGERAHRAAYASLKHTHEKVGDHWEPKEHKGPSDPQAAQGTPASRDRERPTAQGVDANASKGHLDDVARKVGIDEPENMNKGELVEAIEKANARATARSRRT
- a CDS encoding phage holin family protein — translated: MSDGTVRPDGRRSPTERLAEDVADVVREEVRAVRAQVGEAARPAGVGIVLLAAAGGCLVFGAGAASTTVLRVLETMLPRRLAAAGLTAGYLVAAVVLGRAGLAQLRAAGGPSARLADDVRDMVTETAGRVLPAGVDAARDELNR
- a CDS encoding low temperature requirement protein A produces the protein MPHTRVQLAAVTVPPLLAAVLIGLSVAVPWWVPAEAVLDARLLLWSAALVVEYAVGLVLPYAHWSLPSVGHWAERHGLIVLIALGEVVISLGVGPGRFDRLALTTRVITASVLGIALVAALWWLHFDSLAAGVEQSLHGVRDAVRVPQARDIYTYLHLLTILGVVSTALGLTLLVETVAMRHSPLAAAASVALHGGVALYLLSQVAIARRTFHRTNRPVLGTAVLVAALALPGAHLVPLVALVVLVAVCGALAVSQRMTADRRRVKNLLRREEHVTEEAVSAWRKRHL